One window from the genome of Leishmania mexicana MHOM/GT/2001/U1103 complete genome, chromosome 18 encodes:
- a CDS encoding putative P-type H+-ATPase: MSSKKYELDAAAFEDRPENASDEEMTPQKPQRRQSVLSKAVSEHDERATGPATDLLPPSKGLTTEEAEELLKKYGRNELPEKKTPSWLIYVRGLWGPMPAALWIAIIIEFALENWPDGAILFAIQIANATIGWYETIKAGDAVAALKNSLKPTATVYRDSKWQQIDAALLVPGDLVKLASGSAVPADCSINEGVIDVDEAALTGESLPVTMGPEHMPKMGSNVVRGEVEGTVQYTGSLTFFGKTAALLQSVESELGNIHLILRRVMFALCAISFMLCMCCFIYLMARFYESFRHALQFAVVVLVVSIPIALEIVVTTTLAVGSKHLSKHKIIVTKLSAIEMMSGVNMLCSDKTGTLTLNKMEIQEQCFTFEEGNDLKSTLVLAALAAKWREPPRDALDTMVLGAADLDECDNYQQLNFVPFDPTTKRTAATLVNRRTGEKFDVTKGAPHVILQMVHNQDEINDEVVDIIDRLAARGIRCLSVAKTDEKGRWHMAGILTFLDPPRPDTKETIRRSKEYGVDVKMITGDHLLIAKEMCRMLNLDPNILTADKLPQIKDANDLPEDLGEKYGDMMLSVGGFAQVFPEHKFMIVETLRQRGYTCAMTGDGVNDAPALKRADVGIAVHGATDAARAAADMVLTEPGLSVVVEAMLVSREVFQRMLSFLTYRISATLQLVCFFFIACFSLTPKAYGSVDPHFQFFHLPVLMFMLITLLNDGCLMTIGYDHVIPSERPQKWNLPVVFVSASILAAVACGSSLMLLWIGLEAYSSQYYENSWFHHLGLAQLPQGKVVTMLYLKISISDFLTLFSSRTGGHFFFHMAPSPILFCGAIISLLVSTMAASFWHKSRPDNVLTEGLAWGQTNAERLLPLWVWIYCIVWWLVQDVVKVLAHICMDAVDLFGCVSEASGSGPIKPYSDGMEGNGFEPVKKPAEKSTEKALNMSVSSAPHKALEGVREDTHSQDEEASPVNVYVSHDKK, encoded by the coding sequence ATGAGCTCCAAAAAGTACGAGTtggacgccgccgcgttcGAGGACAGGCCCGAGAACGCGTCCGATGAGGAGATGACCCCACAGAAGCCTCAGCGCCGCCAGTCCGTGCTGTCGAAGGCCGTGAGCGAGCATGATGAGCGCGCGACGGGGCCTGCGACAgacctgctgccgccgtcgaagGGTCTGAcgacagaggaggcggaggagttGCTGAAGAAGTATGGGCGTAACGAGCTGCCGGAGAAGAAGACGCCGAGCTGGCTGATCTATGTGCGCGGTCTGTGGGGCCCGATGCCTGCCGCGCTGTGGATTGCAATCATCATCGAGTTTGCGCTGGAGAACTGGCCCGACGGCGCCATCCTCTTCGCCATCCAGATCGCGAACGCGACGATTGGGTGGTACGAGACGATCAAGGCCGGCGATGCCGTTGCTGCACTGAAGAACTCGCTGAAGCCGACCGCGACTGTGTACCGCGACTCGAAGTGGCAGCAGAtcgacgcagcgctgctggtgcctgGTGACCTTGTGAAGCTTGCTTCCGGCTCCGCGGTGCCTGCGGACTGCAGCATCAACGAGGGCGTGATTGACGTGGACGAGGCTGCGCTAACGGGCGAGTCGCTGCCCGTGACGATGGGCCCGGAGCACATGCCGAAGATGGGGTCGAACGTTGTgcgcggcgaggtggagggcACGGTGCAGTACACCGGCTCGCTGACGTTCTTCGGCAAaaccgctgcgctgctgcagtctgTGGAGTCGGAACTGGGCAACATTCACTTGATTCTCAGGCGTGTGATGTTCGCGCTGTGCGCGATCTCGTTCATgctgtgcatgtgctgctTCATCTACCTGATGGCAAGGTTCTACGAGTCGTTccgccacgcgctgcagttcgcggtggtggtgctggtcgTGTCGATCCCGATTGCCCTGGAGATTgtggtgacgacgacgctggcGGTGGGGTCGAAGCACCTGTCGAAGCACAAGATCATCGTGACGAAGCTGTCGGCGATCGAGATGATGTCCGGCGTGAACATGCTGTGCTCGGACAAGACGGGGACGCTGACACTGAACAAGATGGAGATCCAGGAGCAGTGCTTCACGTTCGAGGAGGGCAACGATCTGAAATCgacgctggtgctggcggcgcttgCTGCGAAGTGGCGCGAGCCGCCGCGCGATGCGCTGGACACGATGGTGCTGGGGGCGGCGGACCTGGACGAGTGCGACAACTACCAGCAGCTGAACTTCGTGCCGTTCGACCCGACGACGAAGCGCACTGCGGCGACGCTTGTGAACCGGCGCACCGGCGAGAAGTTCGACGTGACGAAGGGCGCGCCGCACGTGATCCTGCAGATGGTGCACAACCAAGACGAGATCAACGACGAGGTGGTGGACATCATCGACAggctggcggcgcgcggtATCCGCTGCCTGTCTGTGGCGAAGACGGATGAGAAGGGCCGCTGGCACATGGCGGGGATTCTGACGTTCCTGGACCCGCCGCGCCCGGACACGAAGGAAACGATCCGTCGCAGCAAGGAGTACGGCGTGGACGTGAAGATGATCACCGGCGACCACCTGTTGATCGCAAAGGAGATGTGCCGCATGCTGAACCTCGACCCGAACATCCTGACGGCGGACAAGCTGCCGCAGATCAAGGACGCAAACGACCTGCCGGAGGACCTCGGCGAGAAGTACGGCGACATGATGCTGTCTGTCGGCGGGTTTGCGCAGGTGTTCCCGGAGCACAAGTTCATGATTGTGGagacgctgcgccagcgcgggTACACGTGCGCGATGACGGGCGACGGCGTGAACGACGCGCCTGCGCTGAAGCGCGCCGACGTGGGCATCGCGGTGCACGGTGCGACGGacgctgcgcgcgctgcggcggacaTGGTGCTGACGGAGCCCGGTCTgagcgtggtggtggaggccATGCTTGTCTCGCGTGAAGTGTTCCAGCGCATGCTGTCGTTCCTGACGTACCGCATCTCTGCGACGCTACAACTTGTGTGCTTCTTCTTCATTGCGTGCTTCAGCCTGACGCCGAAGGCCTACGGCAGCGTGGATCCGCACTTCCAGTTCTTCCACCTGCCCGTGCTGATGTTCATGCTGATCACGCTGCTGAACGACGGCTGCCTGATGACGATCGGCTACGACCACGTGATCCCGTCTGAGCGGCCGCAGAAGTGGAATTTGCCAGTGGTGTTCGTGAGCGCGTCCATTCTGGCGGCGGTCGCGTGTGGGTCGTCACTGATGCTGCTGTGGATCGGCCTGGAGGCCTACAGCTCGCAGTACTACGAGAACTCGTGGTTCCACCATCTtggcctcgcgcagctgccgcagggCAAGGTGGTGACGATGTTGTACCTGAAGATCTCGATTTCGGACTTCCTGACGCTGTTCTCGTCACGCACGGGTGGCCACTTCTTCTTCCACATGGCGCCGAGCCCGATCCTGTTCTGCGGCGCGATTATCTCGCTACTGGTATCGACGATGGCTGCGTCGTTCTGGCACAAGTCGAGGCCGGACAACGTGCTGACGGAGGGTCTCGCGTGGGGCCAGACGAACGCGGAGAggctgctgccactgtgGGTGTGGATCTACTGCATTGTGTGGTGGCTCGTGCAGGATGTCGTGAAGGTCTTGGCGCACATCTGCATGGACGCCGTGGACCTGTTCGGGTGCGTGTCGGAAGCTTCGGGCTCCGGTCCGATCAAGCCATACAGCGACGGCATGGAGGGTAACGGATTCGAGCCGGTAAAGAAGCCTGCTGAGAAGTCGACGGAGAAGGCTCTGAACATGAGTGTGTCCAGCGCGCCGCACAAGGCACTGGAGGGCGTGCGGGAGGATACGCACTCGCAGGATGAGGAGGCCAGTCCCGTGAACGTGTACGTGTCCCACGATAAGAAGTAG